One stretch of Niallia sp. XMNu-256 DNA includes these proteins:
- the dnaI gene encoding primosomal protein DnaI — protein sequence MERINDTLKRLAGNENFQKRFQQMRNGILNDPEIKAFLTENEEELGPEVIEKNLSKLYEYSNQSKECNKCDSLEGCINIMKGYHPQLVVSRGSLEVHYDKCPRKIMDDEKRKNEKLIQSLYVPKDILKASFDDMDTDKERTDAIGKALGFVLRYSENQTTKGLYLYGQFGVGKSYLLGAIANELAQKNIRSMIVYVPELFRELKSSIGDSTLNEKLEAIKKEPILMLDDIGAETMSSWVRDEILGPILQYRMLDNLPTLFTSNMDFDGLEHHLTYSQRGEEEKLKARRIMERIKYLAEPVYVNGRNRRN from the coding sequence TTGGAAAGAATTAATGACACATTAAAGCGGTTAGCAGGAAATGAAAACTTTCAAAAAAGATTTCAGCAAATGAGAAACGGAATTTTAAATGACCCAGAGATAAAAGCCTTTCTAACGGAAAATGAAGAAGAATTGGGTCCGGAAGTAATTGAAAAGAATCTCTCCAAGCTTTATGAGTATTCCAACCAAAGCAAAGAATGCAATAAATGTGACTCTTTAGAAGGATGTATTAACATCATGAAAGGATACCATCCTCAATTAGTGGTTTCACGAGGTTCGCTTGAAGTACATTATGATAAATGTCCACGTAAAATTATGGATGACGAGAAGCGAAAAAATGAAAAGTTAATTCAAAGTTTATATGTACCAAAAGATATTTTAAAAGCGTCTTTTGATGATATGGATACGGATAAAGAACGAACAGATGCAATCGGAAAGGCACTTGGATTTGTGTTGCGATATAGTGAAAACCAGACGACAAAAGGGTTATACCTTTATGGGCAGTTTGGGGTAGGTAAATCTTATTTATTAGGAGCCATTGCAAATGAGTTAGCACAAAAGAATATTCGCTCGATGATTGTGTATGTACCTGAACTTTTTCGCGAATTAAAAAGTTCAATTGGAGATTCCACCTTAAATGAAAAATTAGAGGCGATCAAGAAAGAGCCGATATTAATGCTGGATGATATTGGGGCAGAAACGATGTCTAGTTGGGTAAGAGATGAAATCCTAGGTCCGATTTTGCAATATCGGATGCTTGATAATTTACCGACTCTATTTACCTCCAATATGGACTTTGATGGTCTTGAGCACCATTTAACATATAGTCAACGCGGAGAGGAAGAAAAGTTAAAAGCGCGACGGATTATGGAGCGCATCAAATATTTAGCAGAACCTGTGTATGTAAATGGAAGAAATCGAAGAAATTAG
- a CDS encoding replication initiation and membrane attachment family protein yields the protein MTQHWRELLPIDHYVATANGLIHDYDRKILTFLYQPLIGAGCLSLYMTLWAELEENRLWSDSHSHHSLMNFMDMNLKEIYDKRLKLEAIGLLKTFVKQGEGHRLFIYELQPPLTAEQFLSDGMLNIYLYRKIGRAQFARVKRFFSDKAINPSEFEDVTRAFQDVFTSGHGNLLSYDDDTKQELDASEGEQFIGHRQGTEIKVVPNEFNFELLFAGLNENLVSKEAFNKKVMDAISSLAFLYGIDALQMKNIVLSAMTENNEIDIEELRKSARDWYQYQHYDQLPSLVEKTQPVIYQTVNKQPETQEEKLIHYFETTSPMQYLKDIGGGAEPSKADIKIIEDVMFSQQLNPGVVNVLIDNVLRKTDMKLTKNYVEKIAGHWARKNIKTVIEAMDLAKQEHRQYLEWAEGKNKPKQGNSRKKPIRTERLPEWFDNNGEKSESAKTKNQPKDNGDQELKKQEIEAMLKKIRS from the coding sequence ATGACACAACATTGGCGAGAACTATTACCCATTGATCATTATGTCGCCACTGCCAATGGACTTATCCATGATTATGATCGAAAAATCCTTACCTTTTTGTATCAGCCTTTAATTGGTGCAGGGTGTTTAAGTTTGTATATGACCCTTTGGGCAGAGTTAGAGGAAAACCGACTCTGGTCTGATTCCCATTCCCATCATAGCTTAATGAATTTCATGGATATGAACTTAAAAGAGATCTACGATAAGCGCTTAAAACTAGAAGCAATCGGACTACTAAAGACCTTTGTTAAACAAGGAGAGGGACATCGTCTCTTTATTTATGAACTACAGCCACCGTTAACAGCTGAACAGTTCTTATCAGATGGGATGCTTAATATTTATTTATATCGAAAAATTGGTCGAGCGCAATTTGCCAGAGTCAAGCGATTTTTTAGTGATAAAGCAATAAATCCTTCAGAATTCGAGGATGTAACAAGAGCATTTCAAGATGTTTTCACATCTGGCCATGGAAACCTCCTATCTTATGATGATGATACGAAACAAGAGCTTGATGCTTCAGAAGGTGAGCAGTTTATTGGTCACCGACAAGGAACGGAAATTAAAGTAGTGCCTAATGAATTTAACTTTGAATTGCTTTTTGCTGGGCTGAATGAAAATTTAGTTTCAAAAGAAGCTTTTAATAAAAAGGTTATGGACGCTATTAGCAGTCTAGCCTTTTTGTACGGAATCGATGCTTTGCAAATGAAGAATATCGTTCTTAGTGCCATGACGGAAAATAATGAAATTGATATTGAAGAGTTACGAAAGTCAGCTCGTGATTGGTATCAATACCAACACTATGATCAACTTCCGTCCCTTGTTGAAAAAACACAGCCTGTTATTTATCAAACAGTTAATAAGCAGCCTGAAACGCAAGAGGAGAAGTTAATTCATTATTTTGAGACGACATCGCCTATGCAATACTTAAAAGACATTGGCGGTGGGGCAGAGCCCTCAAAGGCAGACATTAAAATTATTGAAGATGTCATGTTTAGCCAGCAATTAAATCCTGGTGTAGTAAATGTGTTAATAGATAATGTTTTGCGAAAAACAGATATGAAACTTACAAAGAACTATGTAGAAAAAATTGCCGGCCACTGGGCGAGAAAAAATATTAAAACCGTGATTGAAGCGATGGATCTTGCGAAACAAGAACATCGACAATATTTAGAATGGGCGGAAGGAAAGAATAAACCAAAACAAGGTAATTCTAGAAAAAAGCCGATTCGAACGGAACGATTGCCAGAGTGGTTTGATAACAATGGTGAGAAATCTGAAAGTGCGAAAACGAAAAATCAACCTAAGGACAATGGGGATCAAGAGCTTAAGAAGCAGGAAATCGAAGCAATGTTGAAAAAAATTCGATCATAG
- the nrdR gene encoding transcriptional regulator NrdR, with amino-acid sequence MRCPSCQHNHSRVVDSRPVDEGRSIRRRRECEECSYRFTTFEKVEESPLVVVKKEGTREEFSREKMLRGLLRACEKRPVALKELEDITASIEKEIRSQGISEIKSEDIGEMVMDRLANLDEVAYVRFASVYRQFKDINVFIDELKDLIKKEQ; translated from the coding sequence ATGAGATGTCCTTCATGCCAACATAATCATTCTCGTGTAGTTGATTCTCGTCCGGTTGACGAAGGCCGTTCTATTCGTCGAAGAAGAGAATGCGAAGAATGTAGTTATCGGTTTACGACCTTCGAAAAGGTCGAGGAATCACCTCTCGTTGTCGTGAAAAAAGAAGGTACAAGAGAAGAATTTAGTCGTGAAAAAATGTTACGAGGTTTATTAAGGGCTTGTGAAAAAAGGCCTGTTGCCTTAAAAGAATTAGAAGATATTACAGCGAGCATTGAGAAGGAAATTCGAAGTCAAGGAATTTCAGAAATTAAAAGTGAAGACATCGGTGAAATGGTCATGGACAGACTTGCCAATCTTGATGAGGTCGCCTATGTTCGTTTTGCATCGGTCTACCGCCAGTTTAAGGATATTAATGTTTTTATTGACGAGTTGAAAGATTTAATAAAAAAGGAACAATGA
- a CDS encoding glyceraldehyde-3-phosphate dehydrogenase gives MKAKIAINGFGRIGRMVFRKAILDDSLEIVAVNASYPASTLAHLIKYDSIHGQFNGEVTAEENAMVVNGKRVKLLSNRNPEELPWKELGVDIVIEATGKFNSREKAALHLNAGAKKVILTAPGKNEDVTIVMGVNESVLNVEQHDVISNASCTTNCLAPVAKVLEEKFGIENGLMTTVHAYTNDQKNIDNPHKDLRRARACGQSIIPTSTGAAKALSLVLPQLEGKLHGMSLRVPTPNVSLVDLVVDLKRDVTIDEVNEAFAQASQGELKGILDITDEPLVSIDFTTNEHSAIIDSLTTMVIGSNKVKVLAWYDNEWGYSCRVVDLTKYVVQEMQKSIVKA, from the coding sequence ATGAAGGCGAAAATTGCAATTAACGGATTTGGAAGAATTGGACGGATGGTATTTAGAAAAGCAATTCTTGATGATAGTCTTGAAATAGTAGCGGTGAATGCAAGTTATCCTGCATCAACACTTGCACACCTTATTAAATATGATTCCATTCATGGTCAATTCAATGGTGAAGTTACCGCTGAAGAGAATGCTATGGTTGTAAACGGCAAAAGAGTAAAATTATTAAGCAACCGTAATCCAGAGGAGTTACCTTGGAAAGAGCTTGGCGTTGATATTGTCATCGAAGCAACAGGGAAATTTAATTCTCGCGAAAAGGCAGCTTTACATCTAAATGCAGGAGCTAAGAAAGTTATTTTAACTGCTCCAGGGAAAAACGAAGATGTAACGATTGTAATGGGTGTAAATGAAAGCGTATTAAATGTTGAACAACATGATGTCATTTCAAACGCTTCTTGTACAACCAATTGCTTAGCTCCTGTCGCAAAAGTTCTTGAAGAAAAGTTTGGAATTGAAAATGGTCTAATGACAACGGTTCATGCTTATACAAATGATCAAAAAAATATTGACAATCCACATAAAGACTTAAGAAGAGCACGTGCATGTGGTCAATCAATCATTCCAACTTCTACAGGTGCAGCAAAGGCACTATCATTAGTGCTGCCACAATTAGAAGGAAAACTGCACGGAATGTCATTGCGTGTACCAACACCAAATGTATCACTTGTTGATTTAGTAGTAGATTTAAAACGTGATGTGACCATTGACGAAGTTAACGAAGCTTTTGCACAAGCTTCACAAGGTGAGTTAAAAGGAATTTTAGACATTACTGACGAACCATTAGTATCTATAGACTTTACGACAAATGAACATTCTGCAATTATCGATAGTTTAACTACAATGGTAATTGGTTCAAACAAAGTAAAAGTACTAGCTTGGTATGACAATGAATGGGGCTATTCTTGCCGCGTTGTTGATTTAACAAAATATGTTGTACAAGAAATGCAAAAATCAATTGTGAAAGCTTAA
- the coaE gene encoding dephospho-CoA kinase (Dephospho-CoA kinase (CoaE) performs the final step in coenzyme A biosynthesis.), whose product MSMIVGLTGGIASGKSTVSNMLKSLGITVIDADIEARQVVEPGEDAYNQIVQHFGNEILLDDGSINRKKLGEIIFNNEGERNVLNRIVHPAVRKRMLEKKETAINHGEMLVVLDIPLLFESELTGLVDKIILVYVDEDVQLERLMKRNQYSESEALARIRSQMPLKDKKQRSDFIIDNNGDIPQTEEQLMMILNQFGFVKEV is encoded by the coding sequence ATGTCAATGATCGTAGGATTAACAGGTGGGATTGCCAGTGGTAAAAGTACCGTTTCAAATATGCTAAAATCATTAGGAATTACCGTTATTGATGCAGATATTGAGGCTAGACAGGTAGTAGAGCCTGGAGAAGATGCCTACAATCAAATTGTGCAACACTTTGGAAATGAAATCCTCCTTGATGATGGCTCAATTAACAGGAAGAAACTCGGAGAAATTATTTTTAATAACGAGGGAGAGAGGAACGTCCTAAATAGGATTGTCCATCCAGCGGTAAGGAAAAGGATGCTTGAGAAAAAAGAGACAGCAATAAACCATGGAGAAATGCTGGTCGTCCTCGATATCCCTCTTCTATTTGAAAGTGAATTAACAGGTTTAGTAGATAAAATCATTCTCGTCTATGTAGATGAAGATGTTCAACTCGAGCGATTAATGAAACGAAATCAATATTCGGAATCAGAGGCACTTGCTAGAATTCGATCACAAATGCCGTTAAAAGATAAGAAGCAGCGCTCTGACTTTATTATTGATAATAATGGAGATATCCCACAAACAGAGGAACAATTAATGATGATTTTAAATCAATTCGGATTTGTAAAAGAAGTGTGA
- the ytaF gene encoding sporulation membrane protein YtaF, giving the protein MGHLFSLLLLALAVSLDSFSVGFTYGLRKMRIPIKSIVIIACCTAVTLITAMLLGHLLQQLISPEFAEKVGGIILIGLGGWVIYQFFRSEKEQEVMPHEKVILNFEIKSLGIVINILKKPMVADFDKSGTITGVEAFMLGLALSLDSFGAGIGAAMLGFSPLYLSLAVSLLSTGLVFAGMKLGAVLSAKSWLQKLSFLPGIVLIIIGVWKF; this is encoded by the coding sequence ATGGGACATTTATTCTCACTACTCTTATTAGCATTGGCTGTCAGCTTAGACAGCTTCAGCGTAGGATTTACTTACGGACTAAGGAAAATGCGTATCCCGATAAAGTCAATTGTGATTATTGCATGCTGTACGGCCGTCACGTTAATCACAGCCATGTTACTAGGGCATTTGCTACAACAATTAATATCCCCTGAATTTGCCGAAAAGGTGGGGGGAATCATCCTCATTGGTCTAGGTGGCTGGGTCATTTACCAATTTTTTCGGTCAGAGAAAGAGCAAGAGGTTATGCCTCATGAAAAGGTTATCCTTAATTTTGAAATTAAATCGCTTGGAATTGTGATCAATATCTTAAAGAAACCGATGGTAGCAGACTTTGATAAGTCTGGAACAATCACAGGTGTTGAAGCTTTCATGTTAGGTCTAGCACTTTCCCTGGATTCCTTCGGTGCTGGAATTGGGGCTGCCATGCTTGGATTTTCACCTTTATACTTAAGTCTAGCAGTTTCACTCCTTAGTACAGGACTTGTATTCGCAGGAATGAAATTAGGGGCAGTATTATCTGCAAAATCTTGGTTACAAAAGCTATCTTTTTTGCCTGGGATTGTACTAATCATTATCGGAGTTTGGAAATTTTAG
- the mutM gene encoding DNA-formamidopyrimidine glycosylase — MPELPEVETIRRTLKRLVLNKKIQSVSVFWPKMIKKPEVMEQFIDALVGQSIIDINRRGKFLVFYTETYALVSHLRMEGRYTLYQGEDPVEKHTHVIFHFTDGTELRYKDVRKFGTMHLFKKGDEFTSLPLSQLGPEPLDETFDKVEFAQKLAKTTRNIKSTLLDQTVVVGLGNIYVDEALFKARIHPERSSQSLTSEEIHVLYEKIIETLTEAVDKGGSTVRTYVNSQGEMGMFQLEHYVYGRKGEDCKLCQTPLIRTVVGGRGTVYCPACQKI, encoded by the coding sequence TTGCCAGAGCTTCCAGAAGTTGAAACGATTCGACGAACATTAAAGAGATTAGTCTTAAATAAAAAAATCCAATCGGTATCTGTATTCTGGCCGAAAATGATCAAAAAGCCAGAAGTAATGGAGCAGTTCATAGATGCATTGGTAGGACAGAGTATTATTGATATTAACCGAAGAGGAAAGTTTCTTGTTTTTTATACAGAAACTTATGCCCTTGTTTCCCATTTACGAATGGAAGGACGTTATACCCTTTATCAAGGGGAAGACCCTGTGGAAAAGCATACACATGTTATTTTCCACTTTACAGACGGGACAGAATTGCGCTACAAGGACGTTCGTAAATTTGGAACAATGCATCTTTTTAAGAAAGGGGACGAGTTTACCTCACTTCCCCTTTCACAACTTGGCCCAGAACCGTTAGATGAAACCTTTGATAAAGTTGAGTTTGCACAAAAGTTGGCAAAAACAACAAGAAATATTAAATCTACTCTGCTTGATCAAACAGTAGTGGTCGGATTAGGAAATATTTATGTTGATGAAGCTTTGTTCAAAGCTCGAATACATCCGGAAAGATCCTCCCAATCTCTGACATCAGAGGAAATTCATGTTCTATACGAAAAAATTATTGAAACTCTCACTGAAGCAGTCGATAAGGGCGGAAGTACGGTAAGAACGTATGTGAACTCCCAAGGGGAGATGGGAATGTTTCAATTAGAGCATTATGTGTATGGACGTAAAGGGGAAGATTGCAAGCTTTGCCAAACACCGTTAATTAGAACGGTAGTTGGTGGACGTGGGACCGTTTATTGCCCTGCCTGTCAAAAAATATAA